Proteins from one Bactrocera neohumeralis isolate Rockhampton chromosome 3, APGP_CSIRO_Bneo_wtdbg2-racon-allhic-juicebox.fasta_v2, whole genome shotgun sequence genomic window:
- the LOC126753125 gene encoding uncharacterized protein LOC126753125, with the protein MEQEILDEEFRCYMRVARSLEGTLKRPKDRECCKQLLKNCERLNSVDNVMVKKNTNVFMKYLLKVINWTSVHQPLQLYDKWYQGSKTEVKLWLQDNKSYMAVKEMPNGALAIYCAVANSPSAGWQDGALKIMKDSKDPDAEEM; encoded by the exons ATG GAACAGGAAATACTGGATGAAGAATTTCGCTGCTACATGCGTGTAGCGCGTTCACTCGAAGGAACATTGAAGCGGCCCAAAG ATCGCGAGTGTTGTAAGCAACtgttaaaaaattgtgaacGTCTGAATAGCGTAGACAATGTtatggttaaaaaaaatacaaacgttTTTATGAAATACTTGTTGAAAGTGATTAATTGGACAAGTGTGCATCAGCCACTACAGCTATATGATAAATGG TATCAAGGTTCAAAAACTGAAGTTAAATTGTGGCTTCAGGATAACAAATCATATATGGCTGTTAAAGAAATGCCAAACGGTGCTCTCGCAATATACTGTGCCGTTGCTAATTCACCAAGTGCCGGTTGGCAAGATGGTGcattgaaaattatgaaagatTCTAAAGATCCAGATGCAGAAGAAATGTGA
- the LOC126753124 gene encoding uncharacterized protein LOC126753124 gives MRNIVNYVVIVLSLCAVGSLAIRCYQCSSDQDRKGYDSCGAYKPFNRTEHIPIECNSDESHMPGSFCMKVVQQGPKGFIWDGRWRQVIRRCASVSETGVTGVCNWGVYENGVYWEECYCSNDSCNTASSINVSKKSFALAIIAILALSCKKFVN, from the exons atgcGCAACATTGTGAATTATGTGGTGATTGTGTTATCACTGTGTGCCGTCG GTTCGCTTGCTATACGCTGTTACCAATGCTCCTCCGATCAGGATCGGAAAGGTTACGATAGTTGTGGTGCTTATAAGCCATTTAACCGGACGGAACATATTCCCATCGAATGTAACAGTGATGAATCACATATGCCCGGATCGTTTTGCATGAAGGTGGTACAACAAGGTCCAAAGGGTTTCATCT gGGATGGCCGTTGGCGTCAAGTAATTAGGCGCTGCGCCTCAGTTTCTGAAACAGGTGTGACTGGTGTCTGCAATTGGGGTGTTTATGAAAACGGCGTCTATTGGGAAGAATGTTATTGCTCTAATGACAGCTGCAATACCGCCTCAAGCATTAATGTATCAAAAAAGAGTTTCGCTTTAGCAATTATTGCAATATTAGCGCTGTCATGCAAGAAGTTTGTGAATTAG
- the LOC126753043 gene encoding uncharacterized protein LOC126753043 encodes MELLIPAAKRQKRIKNFTASEKRKLIKEVEKWPRIWDTKNVMHSNKNALEQAWVHISNSLGKTVSECKVGWISLRESYRYHAKVARKHKSGSARGDPIDWEFAEEMSFLPNVSHKRRTSTSPTFEDLDSSSSINRANVEELIIPQFDYSPTPTTSNRTLSGSQNDEAWSRFNNILKKQEDLVAGKNNSPYAQALGCFDWLLNKLPQSVADDMCMEFNIMLLQKVTELKSKK; translated from the exons ATGGAACTCTTAATACCCGCAGCCAAGCGGcaaaagagaataaaaaatttcacagcAAGTGAAAAACGAAAACTAATTAAAGAAGTGGAAAAGTGGCCGCGAATATGGGACACAAAAAACGTTATGCATTCGAATAAGAATGCTTTGGAGCAGGCCTGGGTCCACATAAGCAATTCACTTGGCAAAACTG ttagtGAGTGCAAAGTTGGATGGATTAGCTTACGGGAGAGCTATCGCTATCACGCCAAAGTGGCCCGCAAGCACAAAAGTGGTAGCGCTCGTGGAGACCCGATTGATTGGGAGTTTGCTGAAGAAATGTCTTTTTTGCCAAATGTATCACACAAAAGAAG AACTTCCACAAGTCCAACATTTGAAGATTTGGATTCATCTTCCTCCATAAATAGAGCGAATGTGGAGGAGTTAATTATTCCACAATTTgattat AGTCCAACACCCACCACAAGTAATCGGACGTTAAGCGGAAGCCAAAATGACGAGGCATGGAGTCGATTCAACAACATTTTAAAGAAGCAAGAAGATTTGGTGGCAGGAAAGAACAACTCACCATATGCACAAGCCCTTGGTTGTTTTGACTGGTTGTTGAATAAGCTTCCACAGTCAGTTGCTGATGATATGTGTATGGAATTTAACATTATGCTGTTACAGAAAGTAACGGaacttaaatcaaaaaaatag
- the LOC126752376 gene encoding uncharacterized protein LOC126752376, whose protein sequence is MSNFQSVIYVGIFLCCLVQLGFAIKCWDCRSDNDPKCGNPFDNSSLVITDCAQEPELEHLPGVRPTMCRKIRQKMHGEWRYFRSCAYMGEPGIEGDERYCLMRTGSYNIFMEYCTCNSKDGCNVASLLSGNKIAITLSTIIVGAIAWTLRL, encoded by the exons ATGAGTAATTTCCAATCAGTAATTTATGTTGGCATATTTCTATGTTGCCTAGTACAACTGG gcTTTGCTATTAAGTGCTGGGACTGCCGCTCAGACAACGATCCAAAATGTGGAAATCCATTCGACAATAGTTCACTGGTTATTACTGATTGTGCACAGGAGCCTGAATTGGAACACTTACCTGGTGTACGACCGACAATGTGTCGCAAAATTCGGCAAAAAATGCACGGCGAATGGCGCTATTTCCGTAGCTGTGCTTACATGGGAGAACCTGGCATTGAAGGTGATGAGCGTTATTGTCTGATGCGCACAGGAagctacaatatttttatggaaTACTGCACATGCAATAGTAAAGATGGTTGTAATGTTGCCAGTCTACTTAGTGGGAACAAAATTGCAATAACGCTCAGTACAATAATAGTCGGTGCAATTGCTTGGACATTACgcctttaa
- the LOC126752377 gene encoding secreted Ly-6/uPAR-related protein 1, with the protein MKQIIALVLLAACLLPSGDAIKCYQCKSLTEANCAKDVIDATLNIQSVDCDQVAKPNTMDQLLPVTKCNKVVTSDKAGIIVSRDCHFEVVGQKPDVCTVSHSREVQSCHICKGDLCNASSAGFVAISLAALISLIAMQFLM; encoded by the exons ATGAAACAAATCATTGCTCTAGTGCTCTTGGCGGCCTGTTTATTGCCCAGCG GTGATGCCATCAAATGCTATCAATGCAAATCGCTAACGGAGGCAAATTGCGCCAAGGACGTTATCGATGCTACCTTAAATATTCAATCCGTCGATTGCGATCAGGTGGCAAAACCTAACACTATGGATCAGTTGCTGCCGGTTACTAAATGCAACAAAGTTGTAACTAGCG ACAAGGCCGGCATTATAGTGTCACGTGACTGCCACTTTGAAGTAGTGGGTCAGAAGCCTGATGTTTGCACAGTGTCCCACAGTCGCGAAGTACAAAGTTGTCACATTTGCAAGGGTGATCTCTGCAATGCTTCCTCAGCTGGTTTCGTGGCGATCAGCTTGGCGGCGCTAATTAGCTTGATTGCTATgcaatttttaatgtaa